The following proteins come from a genomic window of Streptomyces sp. Sge12:
- a CDS encoding helix-turn-helix domain-containing protein, whose protein sequence is MAVNGNPTVRRRRLGAELRRLRLARGLTSTQVAEHLLISQPKVSHLENGRRAISPRDVRDLCGLYDVTDQQVVDSLMEMATESNRQGWWVAYGEVPHAVYIGLETAAASVRSYEPLVIPSLLQTPAYAAAVIAETIPLAAEEQIAVRLGVRLGRQSRAHHPARPFRLWVVLDESALRRVVGSREIMREQLDHLNRLGEQPHITVQVLPYSAGAHPGVCGQFSILDFPDTATAATVYLERFTSDLYLEKRSDVRHYGAMFDHLRSRALSPEHTRTFITRAAQGLPDTAPPSGRP, encoded by the coding sequence GTGGCGGTGAATGGAAACCCGACCGTCAGGCGACGCAGGCTGGGCGCGGAGCTGCGCCGGCTCCGTCTGGCCCGTGGCCTGACCAGTACACAGGTGGCCGAACACCTGTTGATCTCCCAGCCCAAGGTCAGCCACTTGGAGAACGGCCGCCGCGCCATCAGCCCGCGCGATGTGCGGGACCTGTGCGGCCTCTACGACGTCACGGACCAACAGGTCGTCGACTCGTTGATGGAGATGGCCACGGAATCGAACCGGCAGGGCTGGTGGGTCGCCTACGGGGAAGTCCCGCACGCCGTCTACATCGGCCTGGAGACGGCAGCCGCTTCCGTCCGCTCCTACGAACCCCTGGTGATCCCCAGCCTGCTGCAAACGCCCGCCTATGCGGCCGCGGTCATCGCGGAAACGATCCCTCTGGCCGCGGAGGAACAGATCGCCGTGCGCCTCGGAGTGCGGCTGGGTCGCCAGTCCCGCGCCCACCACCCCGCCCGGCCTTTCCGTTTATGGGTCGTGCTGGACGAATCGGCACTGCGCCGCGTGGTCGGCAGCCGCGAGATCATGCGCGAACAACTCGACCACCTGAACCGCCTCGGCGAGCAGCCGCACATCACCGTGCAGGTCCTTCCGTACAGTGCGGGAGCCCACCCGGGCGTCTGCGGACAGTTCTCCATCCTCGACTTCCCGGACACCGCAACGGCCGCCACGGTGTATCTGGAGCGGTTCACCAGCGACCTCTACCTGGAGAAACGATCCGACGTGCGGCACTACGGCGCCATGTTCGACCACCTGCGGAGCCGGGCCCTGAGCCCGGAGCACACCCGCACCTTCATCACCCGCGCCGCCCAGGGGCTGCCGGACACCGCACCGCCGTCGGGCCGACCGTGA
- a CDS encoding ice-binding family protein, with the protein MKLRIPAAQRRTLSGWLSSAVAVTVAAVMVAGLPSQAMAIATPVPLGTTASYSVLAGQGVTNTGPTLIDHDLGTHPNPAITGFPPGLVLGAVHPADAAAAQAKSDLIVAYNNAAGQLGGQAPDFPLAAGIGGGQELLPGVHRATAGVGLTGDLILNAGGNPNSVWVFQIPEALTTASNSRILLTNGASPCNVYWQIGSSATLGTTSTFVGTIMALTSIFVNQGANIQGRALARNGEVTLNNNRIFLGGCPTGGTTTGTTTGTTTGTTTGTTTGATTGTTGTPTAGTTTGTTVGLIGGGLLGGPIVDLVSGGTSGNVAGNTSGNTAGNTAGNSTGGNTTGGNTTGGTITGGNVTGGHGGQPGGPDHGGPDNGGPDHHGGLEHHGPEHGGPGHGHEEGPGKPGHDHDHGGKPGDHYGYGNKPAGHEGHEGHEG; encoded by the coding sequence ATGAAGCTGAGAATCCCGGCGGCTCAGCGCCGCACCCTGTCCGGTTGGCTGTCCTCGGCCGTCGCAGTGACGGTCGCCGCCGTCATGGTTGCCGGACTGCCGTCGCAGGCCATGGCCATCGCGACACCCGTGCCGCTGGGCACCACCGCCAGCTATTCGGTCCTGGCAGGTCAGGGAGTCACCAATACCGGCCCCACCCTGATCGACCACGATCTCGGGACGCACCCGAACCCGGCCATCACCGGATTCCCGCCCGGTCTGGTGCTCGGCGCCGTGCACCCCGCGGACGCCGCGGCCGCCCAGGCCAAGAGTGATCTGATCGTGGCCTACAACAACGCGGCGGGGCAATTGGGCGGCCAGGCACCGGACTTCCCGCTGGCGGCGGGAATCGGCGGGGGCCAGGAGCTGCTTCCCGGCGTCCACAGGGCAACCGCCGGTGTCGGCCTCACCGGCGACCTGATCCTGAACGCCGGAGGAAACCCCAATTCGGTCTGGGTGTTCCAGATTCCCGAAGCCCTGACCACGGCATCCAACAGCCGGATCCTCCTGACGAACGGCGCTTCGCCGTGCAACGTCTACTGGCAGATCGGGAGTTCGGCAACCCTCGGCACCACGTCCACCTTCGTGGGCACCATCATGGCCCTGACCTCCATCTTCGTGAACCAGGGGGCGAACATCCAGGGCCGGGCGCTGGCTCGTAACGGCGAGGTGACGCTCAACAACAACAGGATCTTCCTCGGCGGATGCCCCACCGGTGGAACGACGACCGGCACGACCACGGGTACGACGACCGGCACGACCACCGGTACGACGACCGGTGCGACGACCGGCACGACCGGAACGCCGACCGCGGGCACGACGACCGGCACGACCGTGGGTCTGATCGGTGGCGGCCTCCTGGGCGGACCGATCGTCGACCTCGTGTCCGGCGGTACCTCGGGGAACGTCGCCGGAAACACCTCCGGTAACACCGCGGGCAACACGGCCGGTAACAGCACCGGCGGCAACACGACCGGTGGCAACACGACGGGCGGGACCATCACCGGCGGCAACGTCACCGGCGGCCACGGCGGTCAGCCCGGCGGACCGGACCACGGCGGGCCGGACAATGGCGGCCCCGACCACCACGGCGGCCTGGAGCACCACGGGCCGGAGCACGGCGGGCCGGGCCATGGGCACGAGGAGGGTCCCGGTAAGCCGGGCCACGACCACGACCACGGGGGCAAGCCCGGCGACCACTACGGCTACGGCAACAAGCCCGCGGGCCACGAGGGTCACGAAGGCCACGAGGGCTAG
- a CDS encoding DUF5819 family protein: protein MRKTGWAVSSGIESAGVKELHRSDSPPAREECPAEVAGPGKSPMGVRFLRSGLYAAVVLCLVTALVHVVLVFFHVAPANPVSKRYSSQINGWVYPLFEQNWRLFAPDPDSFNRKILARTAHTDSKGSMQVTSWFDLAAVDHSEVDHNVFPSHTSQNLLRRAWTSYVETHGASDTPRSERAVMLQTYLRNIAVDRVTDHDDGRAVEFIQLRVVTLPVAAPGTTAGNRPPAPTEDRLLPWWKVTSHGK from the coding sequence ATGAGAAAGACCGGGTGGGCGGTGTCGAGCGGAATTGAATCTGCGGGCGTCAAGGAACTTCATCGGTCCGATTCCCCTCCGGCCCGCGAGGAGTGCCCTGCGGAAGTGGCCGGACCGGGCAAGTCGCCCATGGGCGTTCGTTTTCTGAGATCAGGGCTGTACGCCGCTGTGGTCCTCTGTCTGGTGACGGCCCTGGTCCACGTCGTCCTGGTGTTCTTTCATGTGGCTCCCGCCAACCCCGTATCGAAGCGCTACAGCTCGCAGATCAACGGATGGGTCTATCCGCTCTTCGAACAGAACTGGCGGCTCTTCGCCCCGGACCCCGACTCCTTCAACCGGAAAATCCTGGCGAGGACCGCACACACCGACTCCAAAGGGTCGATGCAGGTGACCTCCTGGTTCGACCTGGCTGCCGTCGACCATTCCGAAGTCGACCACAATGTATTTCCCAGCCATACGTCCCAGAACCTCCTGCGCCGCGCCTGGACCTCTTATGTCGAGACGCATGGAGCCAGCGATACGCCACGCTCGGAACGGGCCGTGATGTTGCAGACGTATCTGCGCAATATCGCCGTGGACCGCGTCACCGACCATGACGACGGCCGCGCTGTCGAGTTCATTCAGCTCCGGGTCGTCACGCTGCCCGTCGCTGCGCCCGGCACAACGGCCGGGAACCGTCCGCCGGCACCCACCGAGGACCGGCTCCTGCCCTGGTGGAAGGTGACCTCCCATGGGAAATGA
- a CDS encoding HTTM domain-containing protein: MGNEQIPQPPSTAAAPYRPGGQEASVTGTAHRWLLDRIGELWTLLTDRPISLYAASVLRIGYGLLYLVFLLREFPHRDEIWGPGSPWTPAMAQQLFAQTGWNSVLLLSDSRAYFELCYVAALVTSALFMLGWRTRAMSVLFAVVVTSFHARSIFMTDGGDNLILLMSLYLVLTACGRRWSLDARRQRRRAARASDAPEPVRGLYAQQLHDARSTLTTVVHNCGILVIAAQVCFLYGSAGLYKIQGPTWGGGTALHYALNLELFQPWPALSHFVDAYPMAVAIAGYVTVLLQVAFPFVLFGRLKYPVLTVLLGMHLGIAVLLGLPLFSGAMIVADAVFLPDRFYAFLPHLWRRAVRRTGLWHPGPAPAAGSALVPPQGRPVPPGSMQPAVPAQKDTAAAAGLASEQS; this comes from the coding sequence ATGGGAAATGAGCAGATCCCGCAGCCCCCTTCCACGGCAGCCGCGCCGTACCGACCCGGGGGCCAGGAGGCCTCGGTCACCGGCACGGCCCACCGCTGGCTCCTCGACCGGATCGGCGAACTGTGGACGCTTCTCACCGACCGGCCGATCTCCCTGTACGCCGCGTCCGTTCTGCGCATCGGCTACGGGCTGCTCTACCTGGTCTTCCTGCTGCGCGAGTTCCCGCACCGTGACGAAATCTGGGGCCCCGGCTCACCCTGGACGCCGGCGATGGCGCAGCAGCTCTTCGCGCAGACGGGCTGGAACAGCGTCCTGCTCCTGTCCGACAGCCGCGCCTACTTCGAACTCTGCTACGTGGCGGCCCTCGTCACGTCCGCGCTGTTCATGCTGGGCTGGCGGACCCGTGCCATGTCCGTCCTCTTCGCCGTCGTGGTGACCTCGTTCCACGCCAGGTCGATCTTCATGACGGACGGGGGTGACAACCTGATCCTGCTGATGTCCCTCTACCTCGTCCTCACCGCGTGCGGTCGGCGCTGGTCCCTGGACGCACGCCGGCAGCGGCGGAGGGCAGCCCGTGCGAGCGACGCGCCGGAGCCGGTGCGGGGCTTGTACGCACAACAACTCCACGATGCGCGTTCCACCTTGACGACGGTGGTGCACAACTGCGGCATCCTCGTCATCGCGGCACAGGTCTGCTTCCTCTACGGATCGGCCGGCCTGTACAAGATCCAGGGCCCGACCTGGGGCGGCGGCACCGCTCTCCACTACGCGCTGAACCTCGAACTCTTCCAACCCTGGCCCGCGCTCTCCCACTTCGTGGACGCGTACCCGATGGCTGTCGCGATCGCCGGCTACGTGACGGTGCTCTTGCAGGTCGCCTTCCCGTTCGTGCTGTTCGGCAGGCTCAAGTACCCCGTTCTGACCGTGCTGCTGGGCATGCACCTCGGAATCGCCGTGCTCCTGGGGTTGCCCCTCTTCTCCGGCGCGATGATCGTTGCGGACGCCGTGTTCCTTCCCGATCGCTTCTACGCCTTCCTGCCTCACCTGTGGCGACGCGCAGTACGGCGCACCGGGCTGTGGCACCCCGGTCCCGCCCCAGCGGCGGGATCCGCACTCGTACCTCCGCAGGGCAGGCCCGTCCCACCCGGTTCCATGCAGCCGGCCGTCCCTGCGCAGAAGGACACCGCTGCGGCCGCCGGACTCGCATCCGAGCAGAGCTGA
- a CDS encoding DoxX family membrane protein — protein sequence MASGSVWRSAARQLPLRLTSGAFFLNSGLSKLGADEGTAQGLQQFAATTYPFLGKQDAQKFVRVLAVGELAIATALLVPVVPAAVAGAALTAFSVGTIGLYLRTPGMREEGSLRPTQQGIALAKDVWLLGIGASLLADGVTEHRHHRCHRHHR from the coding sequence ATGGCATCTGGTTCGGTATGGCGTTCCGCAGCGCGGCAACTTCCGCTCAGGCTCACGAGCGGCGCTTTCTTCCTGAACTCCGGACTGTCGAAGCTCGGAGCGGACGAGGGCACCGCTCAGGGACTGCAGCAGTTCGCCGCCACGACCTACCCGTTCCTGGGCAAGCAGGACGCCCAGAAGTTCGTCCGGGTGCTCGCCGTCGGAGAGCTCGCCATCGCCACGGCGCTGCTCGTGCCGGTCGTCCCCGCCGCTGTCGCCGGGGCCGCACTGACCGCCTTCTCCGTCGGCACGATCGGGCTCTACCTGCGCACACCCGGGATGCGGGAGGAAGGCAGCCTGCGCCCGACCCAGCAGGGAATCGCCCTGGCCAAGGACGTCTGGCTGCTGGGCATCGGCGCCTCCCTCCTCGCCGACGGCGTCACGGAGCACCGACACCACCGGTGCCACCGGCATCACCGGTGA
- a CDS encoding YceI family protein, with the protein MVMTKWFFEPGHTAAEFRARHMMVTFVRGQLKNVTGTLEVDEDRPEGARIEAAADATRVYTGQPQRDAHLRSADFFDVEHHPTWTFAGSRVHQVSGTEFEVTGDLTVRGVTRPVTFDVTYLGQWDTPWWEEGRDLGPRRRAGFTARTRINRHDFGVSWNDAVGRGGVVVSPTVDVVVDVEAVLEPGEPTA; encoded by the coding sequence ATGGTCATGACCAAGTGGTTCTTCGAGCCCGGTCACACCGCGGCGGAGTTCCGCGCCCGGCACATGATGGTCACCTTCGTGCGCGGGCAGCTCAAGAACGTGACGGGCACGCTGGAAGTGGATGAGGACCGGCCGGAAGGGGCGCGGATCGAGGCGGCGGCCGACGCGACCCGGGTGTACACCGGGCAGCCCCAGCGCGACGCCCATCTCCGAAGTGCCGACTTCTTCGACGTCGAGCACCACCCGACCTGGACGTTCGCCGGGTCGCGCGTCCATCAGGTGAGCGGCACCGAGTTCGAGGTCACCGGCGATCTGACCGTACGCGGCGTGACGCGGCCCGTGACCTTCGACGTCACCTACCTGGGGCAGTGGGACACCCCTTGGTGGGAGGAGGGGCGGGACCTCGGGCCCAGGCGGCGCGCCGGCTTCACCGCCAGGACGCGCATCAATCGGCATGACTTCGGGGTGAGTTGGAACGACGCGGTCGGCCGCGGCGGAGTGGTGGTCAGCCCCACGGTCGATGTCGTGGTCGACGTCGAAGCCGTCCTCGAGCCCGGCGAACCGACCGCCTGA
- a CDS encoding LLM class flavin-dependent oxidoreductase, whose protein sequence is MPESPLLLHWFLPTGGDGRDPGGVTAVQGRTGAATRRPADIPYLAQVARAAEQAGFHSLLTPVGLGCVDPWILTAALAQHTTRIGFLVAFRAGFASPTLLAQQADAFRRFAGGRLALNVVTGGDPAEQRAYGDRLEHDARYARTEEVMAVLRTLLDGRTADHDGAHLRIEGARLTDPDVRHPVALYFGGASPAAEEVAARQADVQLLWGEPPAAVATRVARVRERARTAGRRVRFGLRLHIISRDTAAEAWSEADRILDGIDPAAVRASQERFAAMDSTGQARMTALHGGVADAARLTVAPNLWAGIGLVREGAGTALVGSHDEVAARLAEYRALGIDEFVLSGYPHLEEAYRVGEEVAPRLRALTGAAAA, encoded by the coding sequence ATGCCGGAAAGCCCTCTCCTCCTCCACTGGTTCCTGCCCACCGGCGGGGACGGCCGCGATCCCGGCGGCGTCACCGCCGTCCAGGGCCGTACCGGTGCCGCCACCCGGCGGCCCGCGGACATCCCGTACCTCGCCCAGGTGGCCCGAGCCGCCGAGCAGGCCGGATTCCACTCGCTGCTCACTCCCGTGGGGCTCGGTTGCGTGGATCCCTGGATCCTCACCGCCGCCCTCGCGCAGCACACCACCCGCATCGGGTTCCTCGTGGCGTTCCGCGCCGGATTCGCCAGCCCGACCCTGCTCGCCCAACAGGCCGACGCCTTCCGCCGGTTCGCGGGAGGCCGGCTCGCGCTGAACGTGGTGACGGGCGGCGATCCCGCCGAACAGCGCGCGTACGGAGACCGGTTGGAGCACGATGCCCGCTACGCCCGCACCGAGGAGGTGATGGCCGTCCTCCGCACGCTGCTGGACGGCAGGACGGCCGACCACGACGGGGCCCACCTGCGGATCGAGGGGGCCCGGTTGACCGATCCGGACGTGCGTCACCCGGTGGCGCTGTACTTCGGCGGGGCCTCGCCCGCCGCCGAGGAGGTCGCCGCGCGACAGGCCGACGTACAGCTGCTGTGGGGCGAGCCGCCCGCCGCCGTCGCCACACGTGTCGCCCGGGTGAGGGAGCGGGCTCGGACGGCCGGCCGCAGGGTGCGGTTCGGGCTGCGGCTGCACATCATCAGCCGGGACACCGCCGCCGAGGCCTGGTCGGAGGCCGACCGGATCCTCGACGGGATCGATCCCGCGGCCGTACGGGCGAGTCAGGAGCGGTTCGCCGCCATGGACTCCACCGGGCAGGCCCGGATGACGGCACTGCACGGCGGGGTCGCGGACGCCGCCCGTCTCACGGTCGCACCGAACCTGTGGGCGGGCATCGGGCTGGTCCGCGAGGGCGCCGGGACCGCGCTGGTCGGCTCGCACGACGAGGTGGCCGCGCGACTCGCCGAGTACCGGGCCCTGGGCATCGACGAGTTCGTCCTCTCCGGCTATCCGCACCTCGAAGAGGCGTACCGGGTCGGCGAGGAAGTGGCGCCGCGGCTGCGCGCCCTCACCGGGGCGGCCGCCGCATGA
- a CDS encoding ABC transporter permease, translating into MTALTTASTAPAGPDRRPQPGPDPAGTASPRRGRLREAFRWGVLRIVALAVLLAAWQAVVSAEVWPRVLVPSPGDVWRQFVLASTVHDGVRGYGGHLLIEHLGVSLGRIGTGSAYAVLAGVPLGLLIGTVRPLAVVLEPAVTFLRTLPPLAYLSLLVIWFGIDEAPKIWLLVIAALPPIAAATAAAVRTVPGHLVEAARALGSGPVPLLLSVRLPSALPEILTGIRIAVGVAYTSVVAAETINGVPGIGGMIRDAQRYNQTALVIAGILAIGLSGIVLDALLRLVERVAVPWRGRA; encoded by the coding sequence ATGACCGCGCTCACGACTGCGTCGACCGCGCCGGCCGGGCCGGATCGCCGCCCGCAGCCCGGCCCGGATCCGGCCGGGACCGCCTCGCCCCGGCGGGGGCGGCTGCGCGAAGCGTTCCGCTGGGGCGTGCTGCGGATCGTGGCCCTGGCGGTGCTCCTCGCCGCGTGGCAGGCCGTGGTGTCCGCCGAGGTGTGGCCGCGGGTTCTGGTGCCCTCCCCCGGTGACGTCTGGCGGCAGTTCGTCCTCGCCTCCACCGTGCACGACGGGGTACGCGGCTACGGCGGCCACCTGCTGATCGAGCACCTGGGGGTGAGCCTGGGCCGGATCGGCACCGGCTCCGCCTACGCCGTGCTGGCCGGGGTGCCCCTGGGCCTGCTGATCGGTACGGTCCGGCCGCTGGCCGTCGTACTGGAACCGGCGGTGACCTTCCTGCGGACCCTGCCGCCGCTCGCCTACCTCTCACTGCTCGTCATCTGGTTCGGCATCGACGAGGCCCCCAAGATCTGGCTGCTGGTGATCGCCGCGCTGCCGCCGATCGCGGCGGCCACCGCGGCCGCCGTCCGCACGGTCCCCGGTCACCTCGTGGAGGCCGCACGCGCCTTGGGTTCGGGCCCGGTCCCCCTGCTGCTGTCCGTGCGGCTGCCTTCCGCCCTCCCCGAGATCCTCACGGGCATCCGGATCGCCGTCGGTGTCGCCTACACCTCGGTCGTCGCGGCGGAGACCATCAACGGCGTGCCCGGGATCGGCGGCATGATCCGCGACGCGCAGCGCTACAACCAGACCGCCCTGGTGATCGCGGGCATCCTCGCCATCGGACTGTCCGGGATCGTGCTGGACGCGCTCCTCCGGCTCGTCGAGCGGGTCGCCGTGCCGTGGCGCGGCCGCGCCTGA
- a CDS encoding taurine ABC transporter substrate-binding protein codes for MPAPLSRRTLLLAAAVALTASATAACAGGGDAAGGSAGRTTVRIAYQAIPNADLVVKNQKLLEKSLPEVDVKWVKFESGGDVNTAVIAGAVDLGLAGSSPVTKGLSAPLNIPYKVVWIHDLIGDNEALVAKPGIGSVKELAGKKVATPFGSTAHYSLLAALTAAGVEPSAVQTIDLQPQDALAAWKRGDIDAAYVWTPTLGELTKDGKVLVSSRELALQGKPTADLGVVTNAFAAKHPEVVTAWIKAQDQAVAQARTAPDEAARSIGAELGLPADEAKRQLSELVLLSAKEQTGPEYLGTPGAPGRLAANLHDAAVFLKGQKAVDAVPDEAVFGRALAVEELGRAAN; via the coding sequence ATGCCCGCACCCCTGTCCCGCCGCACCCTCCTGCTCGCCGCGGCCGTCGCCCTGACGGCCTCCGCCACCGCCGCGTGCGCAGGTGGCGGGGATGCGGCCGGCGGCTCCGCCGGGCGGACCACCGTACGCATCGCCTACCAGGCGATACCCAACGCCGACCTGGTGGTGAAGAACCAGAAGCTGCTGGAGAAGTCCCTCCCCGAAGTCGACGTGAAGTGGGTGAAGTTCGAGTCCGGGGGCGACGTCAACACGGCCGTCATCGCCGGGGCGGTCGACCTGGGACTGGCCGGGTCGAGCCCGGTCACCAAGGGCCTGTCCGCGCCGCTGAACATCCCGTACAAGGTGGTGTGGATCCACGACCTGATCGGGGACAACGAGGCACTCGTCGCCAAGCCCGGGATCGGTTCGGTGAAGGAGCTGGCGGGCAAGAAGGTGGCCACCCCCTTCGGGTCGACCGCCCACTACTCGCTGCTCGCCGCGCTCACCGCTGCCGGTGTCGAGCCGTCGGCCGTGCAGACCATCGACCTCCAGCCGCAGGACGCCCTCGCCGCGTGGAAGCGCGGGGACATCGACGCCGCGTACGTGTGGACGCCGACGCTGGGCGAACTGACGAAGGACGGCAAGGTGCTCGTGAGCAGCCGTGAACTGGCCTTGCAGGGCAAGCCCACGGCCGACCTGGGGGTGGTCACGAACGCGTTCGCGGCCAAGCACCCGGAGGTGGTGACCGCCTGGATCAAGGCGCAGGACCAGGCCGTCGCCCAGGCGCGCACCGCGCCGGACGAGGCCGCCAGGTCCATCGGCGCCGAGCTCGGGCTGCCGGCGGACGAGGCGAAGCGGCAGCTGTCGGAACTGGTGCTGCTGAGCGCGAAGGAGCAGACCGGACCCGAGTACCTGGGCACGCCGGGCGCCCCGGGCAGGCTGGCGGCGAACCTGCACGACGCGGCCGTGTTCCTGAAGGGGCAGAAGGCCGTGGACGCGGTGCCGGACGAGGCCGTGTTCGGGCGGGCGCTCGCGGTGGAGGAGCTCGGCCGTGCCGCGAACTGA
- a CDS encoding ABC transporter ATP-binding protein: MPRTDAPDKEVAVVDLAGVSVRYGSAKQPVTALEGVDLRIHAGEFVVLVGPSGCGKTSLLRVVAGFERPASGDARVRGALPRPGSGAGVVFQQPRLFPWRTVGGNLGFALARLGVPRTDRPGRIAELLERVGLAGMAGRRTWELSGGQQQRVALARALAAEPELLLMDEPFAALDALTRERLQEEVRALAGRLGTTVLFVTHSAEEAVLLGSRVLVMAAGPGRVVAELPVGLDRAADTDVSALRASPEFARLRGRLAEIMLG; the protein is encoded by the coding sequence GTGCCGCGAACTGACGCTCCGGACAAGGAAGTCGCGGTCGTCGACCTGGCGGGGGTGTCGGTCAGGTACGGCTCCGCCAAGCAGCCGGTGACGGCGCTCGAAGGCGTGGACCTACGGATCCACGCGGGCGAGTTCGTCGTCCTGGTCGGGCCGTCCGGCTGCGGGAAGACGAGCCTGCTGCGCGTGGTGGCGGGCTTCGAGCGGCCCGCTTCGGGTGACGCCCGGGTGCGGGGCGCACTCCCCCGGCCGGGCTCGGGGGCAGGGGTCGTGTTCCAGCAGCCCCGGCTGTTCCCCTGGCGCACGGTCGGCGGGAACCTCGGCTTCGCGCTGGCCCGCCTGGGAGTGCCGCGCACCGATCGGCCCGGCCGGATCGCCGAGCTGCTGGAGCGGGTGGGGCTGGCGGGTATGGCGGGCCGGCGGACATGGGAGCTGTCGGGCGGCCAGCAGCAGCGGGTGGCCCTCGCCCGGGCGCTGGCGGCGGAGCCCGAACTCCTGCTCATGGACGAGCCGTTCGCCGCGCTCGATGCGCTGACCCGGGAACGGCTCCAGGAGGAGGTGCGGGCCCTGGCCGGGCGGCTCGGCACGACGGTGCTGTTCGTGACCCACTCGGCGGAGGAAGCGGTACTGCTGGGCTCCCGGGTGCTGGTCATGGCCGCGGGGCCGGGGCGGGTGGTTGCGGAGCTGCCGGTGGGCCTGGACCGAGCGGCGGACACGGACGTCTCCGCGCTGCGGGCCTCGCCGGAGTTCGCCCGGCTGCGCGGCCGCCTCGCCGAGATCATGCTCGGCTGA